The following are from one region of the Spirochaetae bacterium HGW-Spirochaetae-1 genome:
- a CDS encoding 2-dehydropantoate 2-reductase, translated as MIENPSILLIGTGAVGSYYSGKLWQAGARISAVCRSDYSAIKKNGITVKSILGDFNFMPDEVIKDINDYSLVPDYIMVATKVLPEINITDMIAPRVGKDTSIILLQNGIDIEKPVAAVFPDNEIISALAFICVSREQPGIVHHQDYGRLVIGHYPSGTSKKTSSLNELFVKSGIQCQLDTDIITARWKKLIWNAPFNPMSVLAGGANTQEMMGSEASLILARKIMEEVVQLAEATGHHIPQAFITKNLDDTAVMTPYKTSMLLDYENKRPMEVEAILGNAMRIAKEKNINVPHIESLYGLLSLINSKNIGNT; from the coding sequence ATGATCGAAAATCCATCAATACTGCTCATCGGCACCGGTGCAGTCGGCAGCTACTATTCGGGAAAATTATGGCAGGCCGGTGCCCGTATATCGGCCGTCTGCCGGTCTGATTACTCAGCGATTAAAAAAAATGGCATAACAGTAAAAAGCATACTCGGTGATTTCAATTTTATGCCCGATGAGGTCATTAAAGATATCAACGATTACAGCCTTGTGCCTGATTATATCATGGTCGCCACAAAGGTTTTACCGGAAATAAATATCACCGATATGATAGCTCCCAGGGTAGGCAAAGATACCTCGATTATACTTCTTCAGAATGGTATCGATATAGAAAAACCTGTAGCAGCTGTTTTTCCCGACAATGAAATAATAAGCGCTCTGGCATTTATCTGTGTCAGCAGGGAACAGCCCGGCATAGTCCATCATCAGGACTACGGTCGGCTTGTTATCGGACATTATCCCTCGGGAACTTCGAAAAAGACATCTTCATTGAACGAGCTTTTCGTAAAATCGGGCATACAGTGTCAGCTTGATACGGATATCATCACGGCCCGCTGGAAAAAACTGATCTGGAACGCACCGTTCAATCCCATGTCAGTGCTGGCCGGCGGGGCCAATACACAGGAAATGATGGGATCAGAAGCCAGCCTGATACTAGCGCGTAAGATAATGGAGGAGGTTGTGCAGCTTGCCGAAGCAACGGGACACCACATTCCCCAGGCTTTTATCACTAAAAACCTCGACGACACCGCTGTCATGACTCCCTATAAAACCAGCATGCTCCTGGATTATGAGAACAAACGGCCCATGGAAGTTGAGGCAATTCTGGGAAATGCAATGAGAATTGCAAAAGAAAAAAATATCAACGTCCCCCACATTGAAAGCCTCTACGGCCTGCTTTCCCTGATTAACAGCAAAAATATTGGGAATACGTGA